One region of Pyramidobacter sp. YE332 genomic DNA includes:
- a CDS encoding type I-E CRISPR-associated protein Cse1/CasA, giving the protein MENNLLTERWLSVENPQGAVRRLSLPELFSALERNEVAAFPALLPHQAGPWHVFLVQLACHCLETAGQIENLPPPDPKSSWAMLGRHSPDEWREMIRGVVPDYSRKFPLDEPWCLVTDDLNKPAFMQVPAPDGDFADYRGEAPLPDDLDLLISAKNFDVKSGVMKRPSAEEWIFALISLQTNSGFLGRGNYGVARQNGGWSIRPILTLQSSSSPGARWGRDARVILNCPPDWELYAFCRSEKETRLLWLEPWNGKTSSALRDLHPLFIEICRRVRAVRSGNSVSVKKAASACARVNIEKTGGNLRDPWEPVVFDKQGSHVFGSNLNYANLARILAEAEGMQKPLLLRYHKGIDDPEATQAWCSALRKGQGKTEGYEERLIPVSVAGVSDKFTLWRAAGAMITLVKTAKNTVLGVALARFMQCGKSADGNGTIDWNSSAVKNWIPVVKNKMEDKVETLFFRYLWDTCSRMTDGEITDESWLVPWKTCLRRLVRKYYEIGVSSLPGSVSQSVKARALSELTLGRLLAIYLKIAEEEEG; this is encoded by the coding sequence GTGGAGAACAACCTTTTGACAGAACGATGGCTGAGCGTCGAAAACCCGCAGGGCGCCGTGCGGCGGCTTTCCTTGCCGGAACTTTTCTCCGCGCTCGAACGGAACGAGGTCGCCGCGTTCCCGGCGCTGCTGCCGCATCAGGCAGGTCCATGGCATGTGTTTCTCGTTCAGTTGGCATGTCATTGTCTTGAGACAGCGGGACAGATTGAAAACCTGCCCCCCCCCGACCCCAAAAGCTCGTGGGCGATGCTGGGGCGTCATTCTCCCGACGAATGGCGGGAGATGATCCGCGGCGTCGTGCCGGACTATTCGCGAAAATTTCCGCTCGACGAACCGTGGTGCCTTGTCACGGACGATCTGAACAAACCCGCGTTTATGCAGGTCCCCGCGCCGGACGGAGACTTTGCCGATTACAGGGGCGAGGCGCCGCTCCCCGACGATCTGGATCTGCTGATATCCGCCAAGAACTTTGACGTCAAATCCGGCGTTATGAAGCGCCCCTCCGCGGAAGAGTGGATCTTCGCGCTGATCTCGCTGCAGACGAACAGCGGTTTTTTGGGAAGAGGGAATTACGGCGTGGCTCGCCAGAACGGCGGATGGTCCATTCGCCCGATTCTGACGCTGCAGAGCAGTTCTTCGCCTGGAGCGAGATGGGGGCGGGACGCCCGCGTCATTCTGAACTGCCCCCCCGACTGGGAACTTTACGCCTTTTGCCGCAGCGAAAAAGAAACGCGGCTCTTGTGGCTGGAGCCGTGGAATGGGAAAACGTCCTCCGCGCTGCGCGACCTTCATCCGCTCTTCATCGAAATCTGCCGCCGCGTCCGCGCAGTACGTTCCGGAAATTCGGTGAGCGTGAAAAAAGCGGCTTCGGCGTGCGCCCGCGTGAACATCGAGAAAACGGGCGGCAACCTCCGCGACCCGTGGGAACCGGTCGTTTTCGACAAACAAGGCAGCCATGTTTTCGGTTCGAACCTCAACTACGCCAACCTCGCCAGGATCCTTGCCGAGGCCGAGGGAATGCAGAAACCGCTGCTGTTGCGCTATCACAAAGGAATCGACGATCCCGAGGCGACGCAGGCATGGTGCAGCGCTCTCAGGAAGGGACAGGGAAAAACGGAGGGTTACGAGGAACGGCTGATTCCGGTAAGCGTCGCCGGCGTGAGCGATAAATTTACCCTGTGGCGCGCTGCCGGCGCCATGATCACCCTGGTGAAAACGGCTAAAAACACCGTCCTGGGAGTAGCTCTGGCGCGATTCATGCAGTGCGGAAAAAGCGCCGATGGCAACGGGACGATCGACTGGAACTCGTCTGCCGTAAAAAACTGGATCCCTGTCGTCAAGAACAAAATGGAAGACAAGGTCGAGACGCTGTTTTTCCGGTACCTCTGGGATACGTGTTCCCGCATGACAGACGGCGAGATCACCGACGAGAGCTGGCTCGTTCCATGGAAAACGTGCCTGCGGCGGCTGGTTCGAAAATACTATGAAATCGGCGTCTCGTCGCTGCCCGGCAGCGTCAGTCAATCCGTAAAAGCTCGGGCGCTCAGCGAGCTTACGTTAGGCCGTCTGCTCGCGATTTACCTGAAAATCGCTGAAGAGGAGGAAGGATAA
- the casB gene encoding type I-E CRISPR-associated protein Cse2/CasB → MPAEKNALHVMSRYEKFFERTGELLMRMAPTAEEEQKKGYTLTRGERAELRRMNPTKNDIRPPVFWRLLCEYGILGDAENSLSEGAEKAWAAVLQGMAMTAQNCRGAQDDFGAALGSLEDAGDALARRFDLLMRTDGDRFFDLLRHQLKLACSKDCAFSWTALACLCVAPEENERSKVRSALTKSFYLALWKSQNTAGENGESIVKENESE, encoded by the coding sequence ATGCCCGCGGAGAAAAACGCGCTTCATGTGATGTCGCGGTACGAGAAATTCTTTGAAAGAACCGGCGAGCTCCTTATGCGCATGGCGCCGACAGCCGAGGAAGAACAGAAGAAAGGTTACACGCTGACTCGAGGCGAGCGAGCCGAACTTCGCCGCATGAACCCGACGAAGAACGACATCCGTCCCCCCGTCTTCTGGAGGCTGCTCTGCGAGTACGGGATCCTCGGCGATGCGGAAAACTCCCTGAGCGAAGGCGCGGAGAAAGCCTGGGCCGCTGTCCTTCAGGGCATGGCCATGACGGCGCAAAATTGCCGCGGCGCGCAAGACGACTTCGGCGCAGCCCTGGGCAGCCTGGAAGACGCCGGCGACGCGCTGGCACGGCGATTCGACCTGCTGATGCGGACGGACGGCGACCGTTTTTTCGACCTGCTCCGTCACCAGCTGAAACTGGCGTGTTCGAAGGATTGTGCCTTTTCGTGGACGGCTCTGGCGTGCCTCTGCGTAGCACCGGAAGAAAACGAACGCTCGAAAGTGCGTTCGGCATTGACCAAATCCTTTTACCTTGCGCTGTGGAAGTCTCAAAACACCGCCGGAGAAAACGGCGAATCGATCGTGAAGGAGAATGAATCAGAATGA
- the cas7e gene encoding type I-E CRISPR-associated protein Cas7/Cse4/CasC, with translation MTMLPRFIQISTLTTYPASLLNRDDSGLSKRIPFGGVSRTRVSSQCLKRHWRMADGLWSLQNVDKDIATSIRSRRIFPEKIEKPLIEKEGLDAERVVAASQALQSELYGEKGTAAAAKNKKTAKDDADALNPSIDAQLSPERSELVVLGHPEIQFLSKIVREMASADGSAADVSKKTGEWFKKHKKDFQALKCGAGLDAAMFGRFISGDTDARVSAAVHVAHAFTVHAEESETDYFTAVDDLNNSGSAHINAAELTSGIFYNYVVVDVPQLVSNIEGCPSKQWQTAPRDVAGRLVKHLLHLIATVTPGAKLGATAPYARPWFVMAEAGESQPRTLADAFYLPVPLRGDMRAQALRQLEDYVGKSDEMYGSDERRWIASMYDVSIPRGENSSLDQMGESLERAVVSLEL, from the coding sequence ATGACAATGCTGCCCCGCTTCATCCAGATCTCGACGCTGACGACCTACCCCGCTTCGCTGCTGAACCGCGACGATTCCGGCCTTTCCAAGAGGATCCCCTTTGGCGGCGTCAGCCGGACCCGAGTGAGTTCTCAGTGCCTGAAACGTCACTGGCGCATGGCCGACGGGCTGTGGAGCCTGCAGAACGTGGACAAGGATATCGCCACATCGATCCGTTCCCGCAGGATTTTCCCCGAGAAAATCGAGAAACCGTTGATCGAAAAGGAAGGCCTTGACGCAGAAAGAGTCGTCGCCGCGTCTCAGGCGCTGCAGAGCGAGCTTTACGGCGAGAAGGGAACCGCAGCGGCCGCCAAAAACAAAAAAACTGCCAAAGACGATGCCGACGCCCTGAATCCGAGCATCGATGCCCAGTTGAGCCCGGAACGGAGCGAGCTGGTCGTGCTGGGACACCCGGAGATCCAGTTTTTGTCCAAGATCGTTCGTGAAATGGCCTCCGCCGACGGCAGTGCCGCGGATGTCAGCAAAAAAACGGGCGAGTGGTTCAAAAAACACAAAAAAGATTTTCAGGCGTTGAAATGCGGCGCCGGCCTTGACGCCGCCATGTTCGGACGCTTTATTTCCGGCGATACCGACGCCCGCGTTTCCGCGGCCGTTCATGTGGCGCATGCCTTTACCGTCCACGCCGAGGAGTCCGAGACGGATTATTTCACGGCCGTCGACGACCTGAACAATTCCGGTTCCGCCCACATCAACGCGGCCGAACTGACCAGCGGGATCTTTTACAATTATGTCGTCGTCGACGTTCCTCAGCTGGTTTCGAATATCGAAGGCTGTCCGTCCAAACAATGGCAGACAGCACCGCGGGATGTGGCGGGACGCCTGGTCAAACATCTGCTGCATTTGATCGCCACCGTAACGCCCGGCGCCAAGCTGGGGGCGACCGCGCCCTATGCCCGTCCCTGGTTTGTCATGGCCGAAGCCGGCGAGAGCCAGCCCCGCACGCTGGCCGACGCTTTTTATCTGCCGGTTCCGCTCCGCGGCGACATGCGCGCTCAGGCGCTGCGTCAGCTGGAGGACTACGTCGGGAAGAGCGATGAAATGTACGGAAGCGACGAGCGGCGCTGGATCGCTTCCATGTACGACGTCAGCATCCCGCGGGGCGAGAACTCTTCTCTCGATCAAATGGGCGAGAGCCTGGAGCGCGCGGTCGTCTCTCTGGAGCTTTAA
- the cas5e gene encoding type I-E CRISPR-associated protein Cas5/CasD, which produces MDALILRLRGPLMAFGDVAVDEIRPTDLLPGLSEMTGLIANALGWTFQDVEKLQRLQERLRLASREDRAGAPLRDYQTARLSSEDALWRTDGIVAERGGGSKGEFTVQRYRHYRADAAVTALIALEPADEAPALEEIRDALRHPARPLFIGRIGCPPSQPLCFEPEGREIIHTDSLKEAIMHIPPRPPLGARTKREPASWNKALVEWPLTPAEALSVHGDDSVHVIERCDCRNWVANTHGGRRYVWRDTTAQHSAMPVDSGKEGTPVEP; this is translated from the coding sequence ATGGACGCGCTGATCCTGCGCCTGCGGGGTCCGCTGATGGCTTTCGGCGACGTCGCCGTCGACGAGATCAGGCCGACGGATCTCCTGCCCGGCCTGTCGGAGATGACGGGCTTGATCGCCAATGCCCTGGGGTGGACTTTTCAGGATGTCGAAAAACTCCAGCGCCTTCAGGAGCGTCTGCGTCTTGCCTCGCGCGAAGATCGGGCAGGTGCTCCTTTGCGGGATTACCAGACGGCGCGTCTGAGCAGTGAAGACGCGCTCTGGCGTACGGACGGCATCGTGGCCGAACGCGGCGGCGGTTCCAAAGGAGAATTTACGGTCCAGCGCTACCGTCATTACCGGGCCGACGCCGCCGTCACCGCTTTGATCGCCCTCGAGCCCGCGGACGAAGCCCCTGCGCTGGAAGAGATTCGCGACGCCCTGCGTCATCCGGCCCGTCCCCTGTTCATCGGGCGCATTGGCTGTCCGCCCTCACAGCCGCTCTGTTTCGAACCGGAAGGGCGCGAAATCATCCATACCGACAGTTTAAAAGAGGCTATCATGCATATTCCGCCGCGCCCGCCTCTTGGCGCGCGGACAAAAAGGGAGCCTGCCTCTTGGAACAAGGCGCTCGTCGAATGGCCGCTCACGCCTGCCGAAGCCCTCAGTGTACACGGAGACGACAGCGTTCACGTGATCGAACGCTGCGACTGCCGGAATTGGGTTGCCAACACTCACGGCGGACGGCGCTATGTGTGGCGCGACACGACAGCGCAACACTCGGCGATGCCCGTTGACAGCGGAAAGGAGGGGACTCCCGTTGAGCCTTAA
- a CDS encoding type I-E CRISPR-associated protein Cas6/Cse3/CasE, whose amino-acid sequence MSLNMICLDLNLRALSIWGHQRRLGDDPGYLVHAATRKIFGELGPQPFFVQSERSQVLGYTSADETFLLRSLENFRSDEGPDSLLSTVFNLPEICSRVMPEQWSKGSRYHFSVYCRPTIRRGKVESDVWLMKNYFACEEARKNGTFDGTIHEFRQLHKGEIEETYRQWLQRRFAPAAELRNVVIAGSRSSYLTTRSAKDHRGAPTHSERRSYPETTFVGELCVTEPQAFERLVRHGVGRHCAFGFGMLLLKAVQ is encoded by the coding sequence TTGAGCCTTAATATGATCTGCCTCGATCTGAATCTGCGGGCACTTTCGATTTGGGGACATCAGCGTCGTCTGGGCGATGATCCCGGTTACCTAGTGCATGCGGCGACTCGCAAGATTTTTGGAGAACTGGGACCGCAGCCCTTCTTCGTTCAGAGCGAACGGTCGCAGGTGCTCGGCTATACGTCGGCCGACGAAACTTTTCTGCTCCGGAGTCTTGAAAATTTCCGCTCCGATGAAGGTCCCGATTCGTTGCTGTCCACGGTCTTCAATCTGCCGGAAATTTGTTCCCGCGTCATGCCTGAACAGTGGAGCAAAGGCAGCCGCTATCATTTCAGCGTCTATTGCCGTCCTACTATAAGGCGCGGCAAAGTGGAGAGCGACGTGTGGCTGATGAAAAATTACTTTGCCTGTGAAGAAGCCAGGAAAAATGGCACATTTGACGGAACGATCCATGAGTTTCGCCAACTCCACAAAGGCGAGATCGAGGAAACGTACCGTCAGTGGCTCCAACGCCGCTTCGCTCCCGCGGCGGAACTACGGAATGTCGTCATCGCCGGCAGCCGCAGTTCCTATCTGACCACGCGGAGCGCGAAGGACCACCGCGGCGCGCCGACTCATTCCGAACGGCGCAGCTATCCCGAGACAACATTTGTCGGCGAACTCTGCGTGACCGAGCCGCAGGCCTTTGAACGCCTTGTCCGTCACGGCGTAGGGCGCCACTGTGCTTTTGGCTTCGGTATGCTGCTTTTGAAGGCAGTTCAATAA
- the cas1e gene encoding type I-E CRISPR-associated endonuclease Cas1e — protein sequence MAFVRLGLESANVPHADRYGLLWLERGNLFVEKGTLRFLSAGSVNLEAGAYDIPYQTLSMLLLGPGTTVSHDVFRLAGSHGVGLVAVGQGGVRMYTAPPLSPDRSTLARRQVTLWSSPKERLRTVLKMYELRFGEQLPTTNVEELRGIEGVRVRSSYKLLAQRYGIPWQQRKFDRAHPEKNDDINNAVNHAATAVYAAASIAVAATATIPQLGFIHEAAYDAFGLDIADIFRMKITIPIAFQGLRRNLEEPQTGIERHVRKMAGSVFAREHFIHQMIETIKTLLADEDEES from the coding sequence ATGGCATTCGTAAGATTGGGACTGGAAAGCGCCAACGTTCCTCACGCGGATCGTTACGGACTGCTCTGGCTTGAGCGGGGCAACCTGTTCGTCGAGAAAGGAACGCTTCGCTTTCTTTCAGCCGGCAGCGTCAATCTCGAAGCCGGGGCCTATGACATCCCCTATCAAACCCTGTCAATGCTTCTGCTCGGACCGGGGACGACCGTCAGCCATGACGTATTTCGTCTCGCCGGCAGCCACGGCGTGGGACTTGTCGCCGTAGGACAGGGCGGCGTGCGCATGTACACCGCCCCTCCGCTCAGTCCCGACCGCAGCACACTCGCCCGCCGGCAAGTCACACTCTGGTCGTCGCCGAAAGAACGGCTAAGAACCGTTCTTAAAATGTACGAACTGCGCTTTGGCGAACAGTTGCCCACCACAAACGTGGAAGAGTTGCGGGGCATTGAAGGGGTACGAGTGCGTTCCAGCTACAAACTGCTGGCGCAAAGATACGGCATTCCCTGGCAGCAGCGGAAATTCGACCGCGCTCATCCCGAAAAGAACGACGACATAAACAACGCCGTCAACCATGCGGCGACCGCAGTTTATGCGGCTGCAAGCATTGCCGTCGCCGCGACGGCAACGATCCCGCAGCTTGGTTTTATTCATGAAGCGGCTTATGACGCGTTTGGTCTTGACATCGCCGATATTTTTCGTATGAAGATCACCATTCCCATCGCTTTTCAAGGGCTGAGACGCAATCTGGAAGAACCGCAAACGGGTATCGAACGGCACGTAAGAAAAATGGCAGGTTCCGTTTTTGCCAGGGAACACTTCATCCATCAGATGATCGAAACGATCAAGACGCTCTTGGCTGACGAAGACGAGGAATCTTAA
- the cas2e gene encoding type I-E CRISPR-associated endoribonuclease Cas2e: protein MPMTVVITNNVPMKYRGFLASCMLELAPGVYSHPKMSAGIRQRMWSVMEKWYNEQEIGNSSIMLIWSDSSRSGGQGVECLGIPVRTVLDCDGILLSRLGDQETEQQKQQLRKIVDKKYEYSDK from the coding sequence ATGCCGATGACCGTTGTGATAACTAACAATGTCCCCATGAAGTATCGGGGATTCCTCGCCTCTTGCATGCTAGAGCTGGCTCCGGGCGTCTACAGTCATCCTAAGATGTCCGCCGGAATTCGCCAGCGGATGTGGAGTGTTATGGAAAAGTGGTACAATGAACAAGAGATCGGAAACAGTTCTATTATGCTGATTTGGAGTGATTCCTCCCGATCTGGCGGACAAGGAGTAGAATGTCTTGGAATACCAGTTCGGACTGTTCTCGACTGCGACGGGATCCTGCTGAGTCGCCTCGGCGATCAAGAAACGGAGCAGCAGAAACAGCAGCTTCGAAAGATCGTGGATAAAAAATATGAATATTCTGATAAATAG
- the tnpA gene encoding IS200/IS605 family transposase, which translates to MKLDISSLAHTKWECKYHVVFAPKYRRQIIYGKIKQDIGLMLRKLCAYKEIEILEAEACKDHVHMLLSIPPKYSISQVMGYLKGKSSLMIYEKYANLKYKYGNRHFWCRGYYVSTVGRNKNAIETSIRNQLQEDHAEEQLTIKEYVDPFTGKPAQEGK; encoded by the coding sequence ATGAAACTTGACATAAGTAGTTTAGCACACACGAAGTGGGAGTGTAAGTATCACGTGGTATTTGCGCCGAAGTATCGCCGCCAGATCATCTACGGGAAGATCAAACAAGACATTGGTTTGATGCTGAGAAAACTGTGCGCGTACAAAGAAATTGAAATATTGGAGGCGGAAGCATGTAAAGATCACGTCCACATGCTCCTGAGTATACCGCCCAAATACAGCATATCACAGGTGATGGGTTACTTGAAAGGTAAAAGCAGTCTGATGATTTACGAGAAGTACGCGAATCTGAAGTACAAATATGGCAATCGACATTTCTGGTGCCGCGGTTATTACGTAAGCACGGTAGGACGCAACAAGAATGCAATAGAGACCTCCATCAGGAATCAATTACAGGAAGATCATGCCGAGGAACAGCTGACGATCAAAGAGTACGTTGACCCGTTTACGGGTAAGCCGGCACAGGAAGGCAAGTAG
- a CDS encoding ABC transporter ATP-binding protein has product MMKKLQRRFALSEQGARAFVGACLAQTLQNISFMAPAGLLFAFVRDLSAGIAAERGLIYALACAGCLLFIAAATRLQYDGTYLSTYVESGVRRTALAEKLRRLPLSFFGRKDLADLSSSIMNDCAVLEKSQSHYLPALAGAMLSAAVVSAGLCAFDWRMALAVLWVLPPAFAVVAFSARVQQALDRKSMAAKMACADGIQECLECLRDLKSNNAEDAYLDGLDEKIRAVEHRAVVSESLSACFVTLATLLLRLGVASTALTGALLMQRKALDAMTFFMFLMAASRVYAPLEGALQNLVAAIATRTNIERMNEILDGPIQNGREEMDPCGYDVVFEHVDFAYESGVSVLKDVSFTARQGEVTALVGPSGGGKTTASRLAARFWDTTAGRITVGGENVAEIAPERLLSLFSIVFQDVTLFNNTVMENIRIGRRGAGDEEVIAAARLAHCDEFVDKLPEGWRTMIGENGRELSGGERQRISIARAILKDAPIVLLDEATAALDVENESQIQAALSRLIRDKTVLVIAHRLRTVASADKIVVLSGGAVAEQGAPGELLRRGGPFARMARLQTESQNWGL; this is encoded by the coding sequence CTGATGAAAAAACTGCAGCGCCGTTTCGCCCTTTCCGAACAGGGGGCGCGCGCGTTCGTCGGAGCCTGTCTGGCGCAGACGCTTCAGAACATCTCCTTCATGGCCCCCGCCGGGTTGCTTTTTGCCTTCGTGCGCGACCTTTCCGCCGGGATCGCCGCGGAACGGGGCCTGATCTACGCGCTCGCCTGCGCGGGCTGTCTGCTCTTCATCGCCGCCGCCACGAGATTGCAGTACGACGGCACCTATCTCTCCACCTATGTGGAATCGGGCGTGCGCCGTACCGCTCTGGCCGAAAAACTGCGCCGCCTGCCCCTGTCCTTCTTCGGACGGAAGGATCTGGCCGATCTTTCCAGCTCGATCATGAACGACTGCGCCGTGCTCGAAAAGAGCCAGTCCCATTATCTGCCGGCGCTGGCCGGGGCGATGCTGTCGGCCGCCGTCGTCTCGGCGGGGCTGTGCGCCTTCGACTGGCGCATGGCGCTGGCCGTCCTCTGGGTGCTGCCGCCGGCTTTCGCCGTCGTCGCCTTTTCCGCGCGGGTTCAGCAGGCGCTCGACCGCAAGTCCATGGCGGCGAAAATGGCCTGCGCCGACGGCATTCAGGAATGTCTGGAATGCCTGCGCGACCTCAAGTCGAACAACGCCGAAGACGCCTATCTCGACGGTCTCGACGAAAAAATCAGGGCGGTCGAGCACCGCGCCGTCGTCTCCGAATCTCTGAGCGCCTGCTTCGTGACGCTGGCCACGCTGCTGCTGCGGCTGGGCGTCGCCTCTACGGCGCTGACCGGCGCGCTGCTGATGCAGCGGAAAGCGCTGGACGCCATGACGTTTTTCATGTTTCTCATGGCGGCCTCGAGGGTCTACGCGCCGCTCGAAGGCGCGCTGCAGAACTTGGTCGCGGCCATTGCCACGCGCACCAACATCGAGCGCATGAACGAGATCCTCGACGGCCCCATACAGAACGGACGTGAGGAAATGGACCCCTGCGGCTACGACGTCGTCTTTGAGCACGTCGACTTCGCCTACGAAAGCGGCGTGTCCGTGCTGAAAGACGTGAGCTTCACGGCCCGCCAGGGCGAAGTGACGGCCCTCGTCGGCCCATCGGGCGGCGGCAAGACCACGGCGTCCCGCCTGGCCGCACGTTTCTGGGACACGACGGCGGGGAGAATCACCGTGGGCGGCGAAAACGTGGCGGAGATCGCCCCGGAAAGGCTGCTTTCGCTCTTTTCGATCGTCTTCCAGGACGTGACGCTGTTCAACAACACCGTCATGGAAAACATCCGCATCGGCCGCCGCGGCGCCGGCGATGAAGAGGTGATCGCCGCCGCTCGTTTGGCTCACTGCGATGAGTTTGTGGACAAGCTGCCCGAGGGCTGGCGGACCATGATCGGCGAAAACGGGCGCGAGCTGTCGGGCGGCGAGCGCCAGCGCATCTCCATCGCCCGCGCCATCCTCAAAGACGCACCGATCGTCCTGCTCGACGAGGCGACCGCCGCGTTGGACGTGGAGAACGAATCGCAGATCCAGGCCGCCCTGTCGCGCCTGATCCGCGACAAGACCGTGCTCGTCATCGCCCATCGCCTGCGCACCGTCGCCAGCGCCGACAAGATCGTCGTGCTCTCCGGCGGCGCCGTTGCCGAGCAGGGTGCGCCCGGCGAGCTGCTGCGCCGCGGCGGCCCGTTCGCACGCATGGCCCGCCTGCAGACCGAAAGCCAAAACTGGGGACTGTAG
- a CDS encoding ABC transporter ATP-binding protein: MRGERILPRLMEYAGSYRRLTRASWVLSALSALLGLAPFVFIWKICAAALGGGASADMAAWGWKAVAAAALSLVVFVLGLMCSHLAAFRVAVNMRIRLMRHIAGLPLGSAENLGTGKLRSIVTDCSAATENYLAHQLPDASATLASTAGLGALILFFDWRLGLLSLLPAFLAALSMRAMVGPDMQRQMGDYQNALKDMENEAVEYIRGIPVVKTFGQSVFSFKRFRGAIERYEKWVIGYTKAMRPHMILFTALVQSAFLFLIGGGLWLARGGVTPGLLSDLIFYVVVTPAVAVNFQKIMYLVENRMTVTDALRRVDGVLALKPLSQPEHGEHPHDASVTLENVSFSYAPGKKAVDGLSLRIEAGMRAALVGPSGSGKSTLAQLIARFFDPQEGRVLIGGVDVRNIAKKELTDFVSFVFQDSRLIKASIFDNVRLGRPAASREEVFAALEAAQCGDILAKLPQGADTEIGAKGVYLSGGEMQRLAIARAMLKSAPILILDEATAFADPDNESRIQAALSRLSQGKTVIMIAHRLSSVKRADLVCVLENGKIVEQGAFGQLAERGGLFARMWRDSLRAASWKVAKEASSC, from the coding sequence GTGAGAGGAGAGCGAATATTGCCTCGGCTGATGGAGTATGCCGGAAGCTACCGCCGCCTGACGCGGGCTTCGTGGGTGTTGTCGGCGCTGTCGGCCCTGCTGGGGCTGGCGCCGTTCGTCTTCATCTGGAAGATCTGCGCCGCGGCGCTGGGCGGCGGCGCCTCGGCGGACATGGCCGCCTGGGGCTGGAAAGCCGTGGCCGCGGCGGCGCTGTCGCTGGTCGTCTTCGTCCTCGGGCTGATGTGTTCGCATCTGGCGGCGTTCCGCGTGGCGGTCAACATGCGTATCCGCCTCATGCGCCACATCGCCGGGCTGCCGCTGGGCAGCGCCGAAAACCTGGGTACCGGCAAGCTGCGCTCGATTGTCACCGACTGTTCGGCGGCGACGGAGAACTATCTGGCTCACCAGCTGCCCGACGCCAGCGCGACGCTTGCTTCCACGGCGGGGCTGGGGGCGCTGATCCTGTTTTTCGACTGGCGGCTGGGACTGCTCAGCCTGCTGCCGGCCTTTCTCGCGGCGCTGTCGATGCGCGCCATGGTGGGGCCCGACATGCAGCGGCAGATGGGCGATTATCAGAATGCCCTCAAGGACATGGAAAACGAGGCGGTCGAGTACATCCGCGGCATCCCCGTGGTGAAGACGTTCGGGCAGAGCGTGTTCTCCTTCAAGCGCTTCCGCGGCGCCATCGAACGCTACGAAAAGTGGGTCATCGGCTACACCAAAGCCATGCGCCCCCATATGATCCTCTTCACGGCGCTGGTGCAGTCGGCGTTCCTGTTCCTGATCGGCGGCGGCTTGTGGCTGGCGCGCGGCGGCGTCACGCCGGGGCTGCTGAGCGACCTGATCTTCTACGTCGTCGTCACGCCGGCCGTCGCCGTCAATTTTCAAAAGATCATGTACCTGGTCGAGAACCGCATGACCGTGACCGACGCGCTGCGCCGCGTGGACGGCGTGCTGGCCTTAAAACCCCTGTCTCAGCCGGAGCACGGCGAGCATCCGCACGACGCCTCGGTGACGCTGGAAAACGTGAGCTTCAGCTACGCTCCCGGCAAGAAGGCCGTCGACGGCCTGTCGCTGCGCATCGAAGCGGGGATGCGGGCGGCGCTGGTAGGACCGTCGGGCAGCGGCAAGAGCACGCTGGCGCAGTTGATCGCGCGTTTCTTCGACCCGCAGGAAGGTCGCGTGCTGATCGGCGGCGTCGACGTCCGTAACATTGCCAAGAAGGAGCTGACGGACTTCGTCTCGTTCGTGTTTCAGGACAGCCGGCTGATCAAGGCGTCGATTTTCGACAACGTGCGCCTCGGCCGTCCCGCGGCCTCGCGCGAGGAAGTGTTCGCCGCGCTCGAGGCGGCACAGTGCGGCGACATCCTCGCCAAGCTGCCGCAAGGCGCGGATACCGAGATCGGCGCGAAGGGCGTCTATCTTTCCGGCGGCGAGATGCAGCGACTGGCCATCGCGCGGGCCATGCTTAAGAGCGCGCCCATCCTCATCCTCGACGAGGCCACGGCTTTTGCCGATCCCGACAACGAATCCCGCATCCAGGCGGCGCTGTCGCGGCTGTCGCAGGGCAAGACCGTGATCATGATCGCCCACCGGCTGAGCAGCGTGAAGCGCGCTGATCTCGTCTGCGTGCTCGAGAACGGAAAGATTGTCGAGCAGGGCGCTTTCGGCCAGCTCGCGGAACGCGGCGGGCTGTTCGCGCGCATGTGGCGCGACTCGCTGCGCGCCGCCAGCTGGAAAGTGGCGAAGGAGGCCTCCTCGTGCTGA